The Streptomyces camelliae genome window below encodes:
- a CDS encoding NlpC/P60 family protein, with amino-acid sequence MAPGAQGTATLMAPGAQGAAALMAPGTLEASALTTPGAQGTPLGGGTAETAARPVTEPPATPGSPVREPGSLPGAAVPGRPSPATSKAYNQRKLAAASDQLTRHTTRLAAPTTALQSTPVTAAQPDAGQAGQTTGQWQQSQWAAPDGSAAAAAPQAPAGTNWPDAAASPITTGSFPSPAIPAPTATDTGSIPYPANPTGSFPSLAIPAPTTADTGSVPVAYPGGTALTATGSFQAPGTPASPLDTGSFQTLGPASPVGTGVLPPLGAPTPTPDPLTTGGFVAQTAPAPSPSPSPAPETSPVTRAAKAIAFARAQIGKPCVWGATGPDSYDCSSLTQAAWRAAGVTVPRAAHEQAFAGAPVTPEGIEPGDLVLFFDDDRHVGLHVGGGMMVHAPGPGSTIREESIYGAGESAIHRIVRPA; translated from the coding sequence ATGGCGCCCGGCGCACAGGGCACGGCGACCTTGATGGCGCCCGGTGCGCAGGGGGCGGCAGCTCTGATGGCGCCCGGCACGCTGGAAGCGTCGGCCCTGACGACACCTGGTGCGCAGGGAACTCCGCTCGGTGGAGGCACCGCCGAGACCGCTGCCCGGCCGGTCACCGAGCCGCCCGCCACCCCGGGCTCACCGGTCCGGGAACCCGGCTCCCTCCCCGGTGCCGCCGTGCCCGGCCGGCCCTCCCCCGCCACGTCGAAGGCGTACAACCAGCGCAAGCTCGCCGCCGCGAGCGACCAGCTCACCCGGCACACCACCCGCCTCGCGGCACCGACAACGGCCCTACAGTCCACGCCTGTTACGGCCGCACAGCCCGATGCGGGCCAAGCAGGGCAGACGACCGGTCAGTGGCAGCAGTCGCAGTGGGCGGCGCCCGACGGATCGGCCGCGGCAGCGGCACCGCAGGCACCGGCCGGAACCAACTGGCCGGACGCCGCCGCCTCCCCCATCACCACCGGGTCCTTCCCGTCACCGGCCATCCCCGCGCCCACTGCCACGGACACCGGCTCCATCCCCTACCCGGCCAACCCCACAGGCTCGTTCCCGTCCCTGGCGATCCCCGCGCCCACCACCGCCGACACCGGCTCGGTCCCGGTCGCGTACCCCGGCGGCACAGCGCTCACCGCCACCGGTTCCTTCCAAGCCCCCGGCACCCCCGCTTCCCCCCTCGACACGGGCTCCTTCCAGACCCTCGGCCCGGCTTCCCCTGTCGGTACCGGTGTCCTCCCGCCCCTCGGCGCGCCCACCCCGACTCCTGATCCCCTCACCACGGGAGGCTTCGTCGCGCAGACGGCGCCGGCCCCCAGCCCCTCCCCCTCCCCCGCCCCCGAGACGTCCCCGGTCACGCGGGCCGCCAAGGCCATCGCGTTCGCTCGGGCGCAGATCGGGAAGCCATGTGTGTGGGGGGCGACGGGACCGGACTCGTACGACTGCTCCAGCCTGACGCAGGCCGCCTGGCGGGCCGCCGGGGTCACGGTGCCGCGTGCCGCGCACGAGCAGGCGTTCGCCGGCGCCCCGGTCACGCCGGAGGGTATCGAGCCCGGTGACCTCGTGCTCTTCTTCGACGACGACCGGCACGTGGGTCTGCATGTCGGCGGCGGCATGATGGTCCACGCCCCTGGTCCGGGATCGACCATCCGCGAGGAGTCGATCTACGGCGCCGGGGAGTCCGCGATCCACCGCATCGTGCGGCCCGCC